In Anaerolineales bacterium, one DNA window encodes the following:
- a CDS encoding HAD family hydrolase translates to MDDSRKLSLARGFLLDMDGTFYLGDRLLEGALRFIELLHQQRKEFLFLTNNSSKQRSQYAEKINRLGLPITEEAVLTSGEATALYLQGRYPGARLFLVGTPSLEEEFRHHGFQLVQHDPQLVVLGFDTTLTYQKLWALCDFVRQGLPYIATHPDFNCPTESGYMPDVGAMIAFVNASTRRLPDLVVGKPNRMIVDAAAVKLNLPVEGLAMIGDRLYTDIALGQSSGITTVLVLSGETKLEDLKDSPFKPDYVFENLGGVADWLAENA, encoded by the coding sequence ATGGATGATAGCCGCAAATTGAGTCTGGCACGTGGTTTTCTGCTTGACATGGATGGCACATTTTACCTGGGTGATCGTTTGCTTGAAGGAGCCTTGCGATTCATAGAGCTTTTACATCAGCAGCGCAAAGAATTCCTCTTCCTCACCAATAATTCATCCAAGCAGCGCAGCCAGTATGCTGAGAAGATCAACCGGCTTGGCTTACCGATCACGGAAGAAGCAGTGCTGACCTCCGGAGAGGCCACCGCCCTGTATCTTCAAGGACGCTATCCAGGAGCCCGGCTTTTCCTGGTTGGAACCCCCTCCCTGGAAGAAGAATTCCGCCACCACGGCTTTCAGCTGGTGCAACACGATCCTCAGCTGGTTGTGCTGGGTTTCGATACTACCCTGACCTACCAGAAATTATGGGCGTTATGCGATTTTGTTCGCCAGGGTTTACCCTACATCGCCACGCATCCCGACTTCAATTGCCCAACCGAAAGTGGCTATATGCCGGATGTGGGCGCCATGATTGCCTTCGTGAATGCCTCTACCCGCAGGTTACCAGACCTGGTGGTGGGGAAACCCAACCGCATGATCGTTGATGCAGCTGCAGTAAAGCTGAACCTGCCAGTCGAAGGGCTGGCAATGATTGGAGACCGGTTATATACTGACATTGCCCTCGGGCAATCCAGCGGAATTACCACTGTCCTGGTGCTCAGTGGGGAGACAAAATTGGAAGACCTCAAGGATTCCCCTTTTAAGCCAGATTACGTCTTCGAAAACCTGGGTGGCGTGGCAGATTGGTTAGCAGAGAATGCCTAA
- the mvk gene encoding mevalonate kinase has product MGKGTGFGKTILIGDQFVLEEVPAIVSAISYETETIVERSTGSGWTLEDNRNEVPGYKEKKKEQQVRSIDRILEEMKIDIKSYPIKITIGGTLLAGSGVGASAASCVSLARALNEEFNLGYSIEAINRVAWQGEFPYHGVASGVDNTASTYGGLLQFRLISGQQHFERIKTPKPFEIVLANSGITANTALLDEVSDKQKREDPGLFASRMQLITDQSNEMKQALEAGNLASVGQIMVTNHKLLVDMDFSHPILDYLCTLAIDKGAWGAKVTGGGRGGYMVALTPGEKLQDKVATTFEKEGYKIIRAVIGGS; this is encoded by the coding sequence ATGGGTAAAGGTACAGGTTTTGGAAAAACGATTTTAATTGGGGATCAATTCGTGCTTGAAGAGGTCCCGGCCATTGTCTCAGCTATCTCCTATGAAACTGAAACAATCGTCGAGCGGAGCACTGGATCCGGATGGACTTTGGAAGATAATCGCAACGAGGTTCCTGGCTACAAGGAAAAGAAAAAGGAACAACAGGTACGCTCGATTGATCGGATCCTAGAAGAGATGAAGATCGATATAAAAAGCTATCCGATCAAGATCACTATCGGTGGGACGTTATTGGCCGGTAGTGGTGTGGGTGCCAGTGCGGCCAGCTGTGTATCTCTGGCGCGGGCATTGAATGAAGAATTCAACCTGGGATATTCGATCGAAGCGATTAACCGGGTGGCGTGGCAGGGTGAGTTCCCTTACCATGGGGTAGCCAGTGGGGTAGATAACACTGCCTCGACCTACGGTGGGCTGCTCCAATTCCGTTTAATCAGTGGGCAGCAGCATTTCGAGCGGATCAAGACCCCAAAACCATTTGAGATCGTTTTAGCCAATAGTGGCATCACTGCCAATACCGCCCTGCTGGATGAAGTCAGCGATAAACAAAAACGGGAAGATCCAGGCTTATTTGCCTCACGAATGCAACTGATCACTGACCAATCGAATGAGATGAAACAGGCCCTTGAGGCTGGCAATTTAGCATCAGTCGGGCAGATCATGGTTACCAACCATAAGCTCCTGGTAGATATGGATTTTTCTCACCCGATTCTGGATTACCTGTGTACCCTGGCCATCGATAAAGGTGCCTGGGGTGCCAAAGTCACCGGTGGGGGTAGGGGTGGCTACATGGTTGCGCTGACTCCCGGGGAAAAACTCCAGGATAAGGTGGCCACAACCTTTGAAAAGGAAGGGTACAAAATCATTCGGGCTGTAATAGGTGGAAGCTAA
- a CDS encoding AAA family ATPase translates to MDTSTRAKPMMGTASGVFNPSILENIEDTGLSTLWLQDLALKILYFQGYMTGYKIAEEMALPFTGIIDQLLENLKRDKFVEVKASQIGLGEGAYLYAITMAGADRAREAMERSQYAGPAPVPIQEYNESVLRQAQGRPTVSNRMLHQGLSHLVLPDTTLQRIGPAVNSGTSIFMYGPPGNGKTSVARAIGNMILHESMYIPYAIYIDGQVIKIYDSVNHQLSPDESAASSGAAGGKMTGRKDLRWIRIRRPFIVTGGELTLSGLDLVFDNVHKFYEAPFQMKANGGILLIDDFGRQLVRPRDLLNRWIVPLENRIDFMTLNTGRKIEVPFDVLVVFSTNLPPRDLVDEAFLRRLRHKIEVGDPTFDEYREIFSRVAAAKGVQYNDEGLAYLLQEWYIKRARKLRGSHPRDLCDQILDIARYLSVEPSMTRDLIDRAASAYFVEL, encoded by the coding sequence ATGGATACTTCAACACGTGCCAAACCAATGATGGGGACCGCGAGTGGCGTTTTCAACCCTTCAATTCTAGAAAATATCGAGGATACAGGGCTCTCGACCCTCTGGCTTCAGGACCTGGCGCTGAAAATTCTCTATTTCCAAGGCTATATGACAGGTTATAAGATTGCCGAGGAAATGGCGTTGCCGTTCACGGGGATCATCGACCAGCTCCTGGAAAATTTGAAACGCGATAAATTTGTTGAAGTCAAAGCCTCCCAAATAGGTTTAGGTGAAGGGGCATACCTGTATGCAATCACCATGGCAGGGGCAGACCGGGCAAGGGAAGCCATGGAACGCAGCCAATATGCTGGACCTGCGCCGGTGCCTATCCAGGAATACAATGAATCGGTGCTGCGCCAGGCCCAAGGTCGCCCGACCGTATCCAACCGCATGTTGCATCAGGGGCTCTCTCACCTGGTACTGCCTGACACGACCTTGCAGCGTATCGGGCCAGCTGTCAACTCAGGTACCTCGATCTTCATGTACGGGCCGCCTGGAAACGGCAAGACAAGCGTGGCCAGGGCAATCGGGAATATGATCCTTCACGAAAGCATGTATATCCCATATGCCATATATATCGATGGCCAGGTCATAAAAATATACGATTCGGTAAATCACCAGCTGTCACCTGATGAATCTGCTGCTTCGAGTGGAGCGGCTGGTGGGAAGATGACCGGGCGGAAAGACTTACGCTGGATACGCATCCGCCGGCCGTTCATTGTCACCGGTGGAGAGCTGACTCTGTCAGGGTTAGACCTGGTCTTTGATAATGTGCACAAATTTTACGAGGCTCCATTCCAGATGAAGGCCAACGGCGGCATCCTGCTGATTGATGATTTTGGCAGGCAGCTCGTACGTCCGCGCGATTTACTTAACCGCTGGATCGTGCCGCTAGAAAACCGCATAGATTTCATGACCTTGAACACGGGCCGGAAGATCGAAGTACCCTTCGATGTGCTGGTCGTTTTCTCAACCAATCTCCCGCCGCGCGACCTGGTGGACGAAGCCTTCCTGCGCCGTCTACGCCATAAGATTGAAGTGGGTGATCCGACATTTGATGAATATCGCGAGATCTTCTCCAGGGTTGCAGCAGCCAAGGGTGTCCAATATAATGATGAAGGTCTGGCATACCTGCTCCAGGAATGGTACATCAAGCGCGCCCGCAAGCTGCGCGGCTCCCATCCACGCGATCTATGCGACCAAATCCTGGATATCGCCCGCTATTTATCGGTAGAACCGTCCATGACCCGTGATCTTATCGACCGGGCGGCGAGTGCTTATTTCGTGGAGCTATAA
- a CDS encoding glycosyl transferase, translated as MKFSVIIPEYNEEKTIQEIIRRVKATGLVDEILVIDDGSTDGSREILKTLVEQGEIRLITHARNLGKGRAVRDGIENASGDLIIIQDADLEYDPREYPHLLKPVQEGIADIVYGSRFLGAGRRPVLFWNMVANRILTFITNILYNNILTDMETGYKLFRREVVKDIPLHAHGFEFEPEFTAKILKRKIRLYEVPIEFNPRDYNEGKKIKMRDAFIAVWTLLKYRFVD; from the coding sequence ATGAAATTTTCAGTGATTATCCCAGAATATAACGAAGAGAAAACAATCCAGGAGATAATCCGGCGGGTCAAAGCTACCGGTTTGGTGGACGAGATCCTGGTCATCGACGACGGCTCGACCGATGGAAGCCGAGAAATCCTTAAAACCCTGGTTGAACAGGGGGAGATCAGGCTTATCACCCATGCGCGCAACCTGGGTAAAGGCCGGGCTGTGCGTGATGGGATCGAAAATGCCAGCGGTGATCTAATCATCATCCAGGACGCTGACCTTGAATATGATCCGCGTGAGTATCCCCATTTACTAAAACCGGTTCAGGAGGGAATTGCCGACATCGTTTATGGTTCGCGTTTCCTTGGGGCAGGGCGCAGGCCTGTTTTATTTTGGAATATGGTGGCCAACAGGATATTAACCTTCATCACCAATATCCTTTACAATAATATCCTGACCGATATGGAAACTGGATATAAACTCTTCCGCCGTGAGGTGGTTAAAGATATTCCGCTGCATGCCCATGGATTTGAGTTCGAGCCTGAATTTACAGCCAAGATTCTCAAGCGAAAAATTCGCTTATATGAAGTACCCATTGAGTTTAACCCGCGCGATTACAACGAGGGGAAAAAGATCAAGATGCGTGATGCTTTTATTGCCGTGTGGACCCTGCTCAAATATCGGTTTGTTGATTAA
- the recJ gene encoding single-stranded-DNA-specific exonuclease RecJ, translating to MPIITKRWEVAPVLPHDVDQELSGYPPILRQLLFNRSYTTHEEARIYLEAQAPPGCEPANMLDVPKAAERISYAIQHQEKIIVYGDYDADGVTATALLTLALRSLGADVEEYIPNRFDEGYGLNLEAIRSLSDKGARLVITVDCGIRSWDEAEYARSLGLDLIITDHHHPLDELPPAFAVVNPKQSGDVYPEKNLSGVGLAYKLVEALALSGQYPALHANDYLDLVALGTVADLVPLTGENRALVRSGLELIRQPIRQGMMALIGVSGLIPARITTGDISFMLAPRLNASGRLESALASLHLLTAQDPQQAGQLAQWLEIQNRERQKITREIQAKAEAQIITDEQIPLLLFAADAEYNPGVVGLAASRLTEQYYRPSIIAHFGEDYTRASCRSIPEFHITNALDQCKELLEHHGGHAAAAGFTVRNDLLQTLIERLRAIAFEQLGDLDLRPKITAELEIPLSELRPELLKYTGWLQPTGMGNPAPIFMSRDLRVVRQKAIGTDNAHLKMVVTDDRITFDAIAFRQGHWIAQLPPRVDLMYTFEVNEFNGQVSLQLNVKDIRATQG from the coding sequence ATGCCCATAATCACCAAGCGATGGGAGGTGGCTCCTGTACTCCCGCATGATGTCGATCAGGAGTTGAGCGGGTATCCCCCGATACTACGCCAGTTATTATTTAACCGCAGCTATACAACTCATGAAGAGGCACGTATCTATTTAGAGGCCCAGGCTCCACCCGGCTGCGAGCCTGCGAATATGCTCGATGTGCCCAAAGCTGCAGAGCGCATAAGCTATGCCATTCAACATCAGGAGAAGATCATCGTCTATGGTGATTATGATGCCGACGGGGTTACAGCCACTGCCCTTTTGACGTTGGCATTAAGATCACTCGGGGCAGATGTGGAAGAATATATCCCGAACCGTTTCGATGAGGGATATGGCCTGAACCTTGAGGCGATCCGCAGCCTATCTGACAAGGGGGCACGCCTGGTAATCACCGTGGATTGCGGTATCCGTTCGTGGGATGAAGCAGAATATGCACGTTCTCTCGGCCTTGATTTGATCATCACCGACCACCATCATCCACTGGATGAGCTGCCTCCCGCATTTGCGGTGGTCAATCCAAAGCAATCCGGGGATGTTTACCCGGAGAAAAATCTCTCGGGTGTGGGCCTGGCGTATAAACTTGTGGAAGCATTAGCGTTATCAGGCCAATACCCTGCCTTGCACGCGAATGATTATCTCGACCTGGTTGCCCTGGGGACAGTCGCCGACCTGGTCCCGTTGACCGGCGAAAATCGAGCCCTGGTCAGATCAGGGCTGGAGCTGATCCGCCAACCCATCCGCCAGGGGATGATGGCACTCATCGGCGTTTCTGGGTTGATACCCGCCCGGATCACGACCGGTGATATCAGCTTCATGCTGGCACCCAGGCTAAATGCCTCGGGCAGGCTTGAATCAGCCCTGGCATCTCTGCACCTGCTCACCGCCCAGGACCCTCAACAAGCAGGTCAGCTGGCGCAATGGCTGGAAATCCAAAACCGTGAGCGGCAAAAGATCACGCGCGAAATCCAGGCTAAGGCTGAAGCACAAATCATCACTGATGAACAGATCCCGCTGCTCCTTTTTGCAGCTGATGCGGAATACAATCCAGGCGTGGTTGGCCTGGCAGCCTCAAGACTCACCGAGCAATATTATCGCCCGTCGATCATCGCCCACTTTGGCGAGGATTACACCCGCGCGTCCTGCCGCAGCATCCCGGAGTTTCACATCACCAATGCCCTGGATCAATGCAAGGAACTTCTAGAGCATCATGGTGGCCATGCTGCGGCTGCCGGCTTCACCGTACGCAACGATCTGCTGCAAACTTTGATCGAACGGCTGCGCGCGATTGCTTTTGAACAGCTGGGTGATCTGGACCTGCGCCCAAAGATTACCGCTGAGCTCGAGATCCCATTATCCGAGCTCAGGCCTGAGCTGCTCAAGTACACCGGATGGCTCCAACCTACAGGCATGGGAAATCCAGCGCCGATATTCATGTCCAGAGACTTGCGTGTGGTCCGTCAAAAGGCCATCGGTACCGATAACGCCCATTTAAAAATGGTGGTCACCGACGACCGGATAACCTTCGATGCAATCGCCTTCAGGCAAGGGCACTGGATCGCCCAGCTGCCTCCCAGGGTTGACTTAATGTATACTTTCGAGGTCAATGAATTTAATGGCCAGGTATCGCTGCAACTTAATGTAAAAGATATCCGGGCCACTCAGGGGTAA
- a CDS encoding ROK family protein — MGRNFIVADVGGTHIRTACIPVDSQKPIDVKKISTKEPGTPHERLINLIAAIAPEGDEIAAITIAAPGPTDPYEGIVFEAPNIPGWTNLPLKKLVEERFGVPVAIGNDANLAALGEWRFGAGIGHKNLIYFTVSTGIGGGVIIDNQLLLGVHGLAAELGHVTVIPDGPLCSCGQHGHLEAVSSGPAIARWVEQEITKGVPSSLTVKHPITAKDISEAASQGDELAKSALARAGCYMGIAVADYLHIFNPSIVIIGGGVSMSGEIFFGPLRKAMQEHVLSQKYIENLILTTASLGDDVGLMGALALAEKLDEPTPCP; from the coding sequence ATGGGTCGAAATTTCATTGTTGCAGATGTTGGGGGAACTCACATACGGACTGCCTGCATTCCGGTTGATAGCCAAAAACCAATTGATGTAAAAAAGATCAGCACCAAGGAACCAGGTACTCCGCATGAACGGCTCATTAATCTGATCGCTGCCATCGCCCCTGAGGGTGATGAAATCGCAGCCATCACCATTGCAGCTCCAGGTCCAACCGACCCATATGAGGGGATCGTCTTTGAGGCACCCAACATCCCTGGCTGGACAAACCTGCCACTCAAGAAGCTGGTAGAGGAGCGATTCGGTGTGCCAGTCGCCATTGGCAATGATGCCAACCTAGCTGCCCTGGGTGAATGGCGATTCGGAGCCGGTATCGGTCACAAGAACTTGATTTATTTTACGGTCAGCACTGGCATCGGCGGCGGCGTGATCATCGATAATCAATTACTGCTCGGTGTACATGGCCTAGCCGCCGAGCTCGGCCACGTCACTGTCATCCCTGATGGACCCTTATGTAGTTGTGGGCAGCATGGGCACCTGGAAGCTGTCAGCTCCGGCCCAGCGATCGCACGCTGGGTGGAGCAGGAAATAACCAAGGGTGTGCCATCTAGCCTGACCGTCAAGCATCCGATTACGGCCAAGGATATCTCGGAGGCAGCTAGCCAGGGGGACGAGCTTGCCAAATCAGCCCTTGCACGGGCAGGCTGCTATATGGGGATTGCCGTCGCAGATTACCTCCACATATTTAACCCCAGTATCGTGATCATTGGGGGTGGGGTTTCAATGAGTGGTGAGATATTCTTTGGGCCGTTACGCAAAGCCATGCAAGAGCATGTCTTGTCTCAAAAGTATATTGAGAACCTGATCTTGACCACCGCTTCCCTGGGCGACGATGTAGGCTTAATGGGTGCCCTGGCTCTTGCTGAAAAACTGGACGAACCAACGCCATGCCCATAA
- the gap gene encoding type I glyceraldehyde-3-phosphate dehydrogenase: MTTKVGINGFGRIGRQVLKAIRDYHPDTLEVVAFNDIGDLKTMAHLLKYDSNYGRFDGTVEVKDDSLFVDGKEVKVFKETDPSNIPWGSLGVDIVVESTGLFTIKSDGVNKKGKTVKGAENHITKGGAKKVIISAPAEGEDLTVVLGVNDAMYDPKIHHVISNASCTTNGLAPAVKVVHDKYRIVRGFMTTVHAYTNDQKILDLPHSDLRRARAAALSIIPTTTGAAKAISLVIPDLKGKMDGYALRVPTPTVSVIDLTVELENSTTTDELRQSFRDAAAGPLKGILQAVDEPLVSIDFKGDPHSSSVDLPFTLVLGKERNNFAKIVAWYDNEWGYSVRTADLAALLAKSL, translated from the coding sequence ATGACAACAAAAGTAGGAATCAATGGTTTTGGACGGATTGGCCGCCAGGTATTGAAGGCAATCCGTGATTATCATCCAGACACATTGGAAGTGGTGGCATTTAATGACATTGGTGACCTGAAAACCATGGCTCATCTGTTGAAATATGACAGTAATTATGGGCGATTTGACGGCACTGTTGAAGTTAAGGATGATTCGCTGTTCGTGGATGGCAAGGAAGTCAAGGTATTCAAGGAAACCGACCCATCGAACATCCCCTGGGGCTCATTAGGTGTGGATATCGTAGTTGAAAGCACCGGACTGTTCACCATCAAGAGCGATGGGGTAAATAAAAAAGGCAAGACTGTTAAGGGTGCGGAGAACCATATCACCAAGGGTGGCGCTAAAAAGGTTATCATTTCAGCACCTGCTGAAGGGGAAGACCTGACAGTTGTTTTAGGCGTGAATGATGCCATGTACGATCCCAAGATCCACCATGTAATCTCGAACGCATCCTGCACTACCAATGGGCTGGCGCCAGCAGTGAAAGTAGTCCATGATAAGTATAGGATCGTGCGCGGGTTCATGACCACTGTGCATGCCTACACCAACGATCAGAAGATCCTGGACCTGCCCCATAGCGACCTGCGCCGAGCGCGCGCAGCTGCATTGAGCATCATTCCCACCACTACCGGCGCAGCTAAAGCGATCAGCCTGGTGATCCCTGACTTGAAAGGCAAGATGGATGGCTATGCACTACGCGTCCCGACTCCCACAGTCTCAGTGATTGACTTAACCGTCGAGCTCGAAAATAGCACGACCACGGATGAGCTACGCCAGTCATTCCGTGATGCTGCGGCGGGTCCACTGAAGGGCATCCTGCAGGCAGTTGACGAGCCATTGGTCAGTATCGATTTCAAGGGCGATCCTCACAGCTCTTCCGTCGATCTACCCTTCACTTTGGTACTAGGCAAGGAAAGGAATAATTTCGCCAAGATCGTCGCCTGGTATGATAACGAATGGGGTTATTCTGTTCGCACTGCTGATTTAGCTGCATTACTCGCTAAATCCCTGTAG
- the pgk gene encoding phosphoglycerate kinase has protein sequence MFNKKSITDVDIKGKKVLVRVDYNVPIKDGKVTDDTRIVAAMPTVNYLLEHGAAVILFSHLGRPKGGPDPKFSLRPVAAYLSGLLGKPVAFAEDCVGPAAEAAAKALKPGEILVLENTRFHPEEEKNDPELARKMASLADIYVNDAFGSAHRAHSSTEGVAHYLPAVAGFLMEKEIQYLGQAIADPKRPFVAILGGAKISDKIGVIRNLLTKADQILIGGGMANTFFKAQGYPIGDSLCEDEALDTARELLKSGATHLRLPVDVVIADKYDAEAEMKVIAMGPVPDGWRILDIGPSTVANFGKAISTAGTIVWNGPMGVFEFPRFAEGTIGVAKAVAASKAVSVIGGGDSVSAVNQAGLADKITHISTGGGASLEMLEGIELPGLAALQDK, from the coding sequence ATGTTCAATAAGAAATCCATTACAGATGTCGATATAAAAGGAAAAAAGGTGCTGGTACGGGTAGATTACAACGTGCCCATCAAGGATGGTAAGGTAACCGACGACACCCGTATCGTGGCTGCCATGCCAACCGTTAATTATTTGTTGGAACACGGTGCTGCAGTGATCCTCTTTTCCCACCTGGGTCGCCCCAAGGGTGGACCCGATCCAAAATTTTCCTTGCGCCCTGTCGCAGCTTATTTAAGCGGATTGCTGGGGAAGCCGGTGGCCTTTGCCGAGGATTGCGTTGGCCCAGCTGCCGAGGCAGCCGCCAAAGCCCTCAAACCCGGTGAGATATTAGTGCTGGAAAATACCCGCTTCCATCCTGAAGAAGAGAAAAATGATCCCGAGTTAGCCCGCAAGATGGCCTCCCTGGCGGACATTTACGTCAATGATGCCTTCGGGTCAGCTCACCGGGCCCATTCTTCCACGGAAGGTGTGGCCCACTATCTTCCAGCCGTGGCGGGTTTTCTGATGGAGAAAGAAATTCAATACCTGGGGCAGGCAATTGCAGACCCGAAGCGACCATTTGTTGCCATCCTGGGCGGGGCAAAGATCAGCGATAAGATCGGAGTGATCCGCAACCTGCTGACCAAGGCTGACCAGATCTTGATTGGCGGTGGCATGGCCAATACATTCTTTAAAGCCCAGGGTTATCCCATTGGCGATTCCTTATGCGAGGATGAAGCTTTAGATACTGCGCGCGAGCTGCTCAAATCGGGTGCTACCCACCTGCGGTTACCCGTGGATGTAGTTATTGCAGACAAGTATGATGCCGAGGCTGAAATGAAGGTCATTGCCATGGGGCCAGTTCCCGATGGTTGGCGCATCCTCGATATTGGGCCGAGCACAGTTGCCAATTTTGGCAAGGCAATTTCCACTGCTGGCACGATCGTTTGGAATGGTCCCATGGGAGTATTTGAATTCCCACGTTTTGCAGAGGGAACCATCGGGGTTGCCAAGGCTGTAGCTGCCAGCAAGGCTGTCTCGGTGATCGGTGGGGGTGACTCAGTTTCCGCGGTCAATCAAGCAGGCCTTGCGGATAAAATCACCCACATCTCGACCGGCGGCGGTGCTTCGCTAGAAATGCTGGAAGGCATCGAGCTGCCAGGCCTGGCTGCGCTACAGGACAAATAA
- a CDS encoding triose-phosphate isomerase — MRRPLVAGNWKMFKTVGEARVLVSEMLPGLATIQGVDIVLCPPFTSILPVAAMLEGSEIAVGAQNMHWEVSGAYTGEVAPPMLAEFCKYVIIGHSERRQYFGETDLSVNRKVKAALSHQLIPIMCIGETLEENEAGSTAEVVTRQLTAGLDGIDATLTRTIVLAYEPVWAIGTGRAATAEGANAVIGGHIRGGLEQVYGRETAQAVRILYGGSVKASNAGELFDQPDIDGALVGGASLKASEFVPIVAAASR, encoded by the coding sequence ATGCGCCGTCCGTTGGTGGCAGGTAATTGGAAGATGTTCAAGACTGTTGGTGAAGCCCGGGTCTTAGTTTCTGAAATGCTTCCGGGTTTAGCCACAATTCAAGGCGTCGATATCGTTTTATGCCCGCCCTTCACATCGATCCTCCCCGTGGCGGCCATGCTGGAAGGCAGCGAAATTGCTGTGGGAGCGCAGAACATGCACTGGGAAGTCTCCGGCGCGTACACGGGTGAGGTGGCTCCCCCCATGTTGGCTGAATTCTGTAAATACGTGATCATTGGTCATTCTGAGAGGCGGCAGTATTTTGGCGAGACTGACCTTTCTGTGAATCGGAAAGTTAAGGCAGCCCTAAGCCATCAGCTCATCCCGATAATGTGCATTGGGGAGACGCTAGAAGAGAATGAAGCCGGCTCTACTGCAGAGGTGGTGACCAGGCAGTTAACGGCCGGGTTGGATGGGATAGACGCTACATTGACGCGAACTATCGTGCTTGCTTATGAACCTGTATGGGCGATCGGTACAGGAAGAGCAGCAACTGCAGAAGGGGCTAATGCGGTCATAGGAGGCCATATCCGGGGTGGACTGGAGCAAGTATATGGCAGGGAAACGGCTCAAGCAGTACGTATCCTGTACGGTGGTTCAGTCAAAGCCAGCAATGCCGGCGAATTATTCGATCAGCCTGATATTGATGGCGCGCTGGTGGGTGGAGCAAGCCTGAAAGCCAGCGAGTTCGTCCCAATTGTTGCCGCTGCTTCCCGTTAA
- a CDS encoding RNA polymerase subunit sigma-70, which yields MCIELPPEKGDWLSNTAEEFNLNQAIHGDHEAFGLLYEQYVGRIFSYVYYRTGNQHEAEDLTAKVFFRAMRRIPDYEERGLPVSAWLYRIAHNLVANWHRDRGRRPEISLDEGYAAIPHSEHPEVTLLHMEEQNNLLHIIQGLPPERQQLIILKFVEHLSNAEIGQIMGRTEGAVKSLYHRTLLALRVEMDSLSMDEKLEN from the coding sequence ATCTGTATAGAACTCCCGCCTGAAAAGGGTGATTGGTTGTCAAACACCGCTGAAGAATTTAATCTAAATCAGGCCATACACGGAGATCATGAAGCCTTCGGCTTATTGTATGAACAGTATGTCGGGAGGATCTTCAGCTATGTGTATTATCGAACGGGTAACCAACATGAGGCGGAAGACCTGACTGCCAAAGTATTCTTTCGCGCCATGCGCAGGATCCCGGACTATGAAGAACGGGGTTTACCGGTCTCAGCCTGGCTCTACCGGATCGCGCATAACCTGGTGGCTAACTGGCATCGTGATCGTGGCAGACGGCCTGAAATATCATTGGATGAAGGCTATGCAGCGATCCCCCATTCTGAGCATCCTGAGGTTACCTTGTTACATATGGAAGAGCAGAATAATCTGCTGCATATCATCCAGGGTTTGCCACCAGAACGCCAGCAGCTGATCATCTTGAAGTTTGTAGAGCATTTATCAAATGCTGAGATTGGGCAAATCATGGGCCGCACAGAAGGGGCAGTGAAAAGCCTTTATCATCGCACCCTGCTTGCCCTGCGAGTTGAAATGGATAGCTTATCCATGGATGAAAAACTGGAGAATTAG